In the genome of Terribacillus sp. FSL K6-0262, one region contains:
- a CDS encoding response regulator — MIKVLIVEDDPMVSELNKRYVKQMSGFTAVGAAQNYKEALEFIQQNEVDLLLLDVYMKGKNGIELLKEIRRRDQKVDAIIISAASEKPMIREALQYGAVDYLIKPFEFDRFQHALSGYRKRQLIFSNKEEMTQQELDSQLLQLPEQEQMVQLPKGLTRSTLKVVWNSILTFRYNFFTTEDIANETEMSQVSVRKYLKFLEDVQLLEVEMHYGSIGRPVFKYRVNANTSHHISQYI, encoded by the coding sequence ATGATTAAAGTACTGATCGTGGAAGACGATCCGATGGTAAGCGAATTGAATAAACGCTATGTCAAACAAATGAGCGGTTTCACTGCTGTCGGTGCGGCCCAAAATTATAAAGAAGCCCTTGAATTCATTCAGCAGAATGAAGTGGACCTGCTTCTGTTGGATGTATATATGAAAGGGAAGAATGGAATAGAATTGCTGAAGGAGATTCGGAGACGCGATCAAAAAGTGGATGCAATCATCATTTCTGCTGCAAGCGAAAAACCGATGATCCGGGAAGCGCTGCAATACGGGGCTGTCGATTATTTGATCAAGCCGTTCGAATTCGATCGCTTCCAGCACGCTTTGAGCGGTTATCGCAAGCGCCAGCTCATCTTCAGCAATAAGGAAGAGATGACCCAGCAGGAATTGGATAGCCAGCTGCTGCAGCTTCCGGAGCAAGAACAGATGGTGCAGCTGCCGAAAGGTCTTACGCGAAGCACCTTGAAAGTTGTATGGAACAGCATCCTTACCTTCCGTTATAATTTTTTCACGACAGAGGATATAGCGAATGAAACAGAAATGTCACAAGTATCCGTGCGGAAATATCTGAAGTTCCTGGAGGATGTGCAGCTGCTCGAAGTGGAGATGCATTATGGCAGTATCGGGCGTCCGGTTTTCAAATACCGGGTCAATGCCAATACTTCCCATCATATCAGCCAGTACATTTAA
- the dcuS gene encoding DcuS/MalK family sensor histidine kinase: protein MKQKINLRTQMTALVFIVVILAVTTTFVMIGIETSNNIKSQERDRVLQTAKLIAVDPVIVKATDEQDSDTLQQFTKQAMGITDADYIVVMNMDSIRLSHPDPDEIGKRFAGGDETPAIQGKEFVSKAKGTLGLSLRAFAPIYDEQGEQIGVVAVGITMNELNEIIRNNRIPLYLATVLSLLIGLIGAVLLARKIKQIMHGMEPDEIAALLSERIAMLESIKDGMLAVDTAGKIQMVNKEGKRLLEEMGIKGELKNRHVDDVLPVTKLHQVIAWNKPLIGRQVEHNGLTLVMNEIPIQIKGKTEGAIATFLDRTEYNHLNEKLTDTMLYADALRAQTHDFMNKLHVILGLLELEDYDQLERYVKNVAGKERSATLAMIHQVKNPILAGFLLGKKSYMAENGVQLEVSCRDTIPNTSEKTNQMLITILGNLMNNAVDAVEQQPEKRVQISMKYTDGLLFLELTDTGKGISEEQQEKIFKQGYSTKGNDRGFGLYQVEDYVQKLGGYLVLTSEPGEGTTFSVQLPYDTQEDVTND, encoded by the coding sequence TTGAAACAGAAGATAAATCTGCGGACGCAGATGACAGCATTGGTATTCATTGTCGTTATTCTGGCGGTGACGACGACATTCGTCATGATCGGAATAGAGACGAGCAACAATATCAAATCCCAGGAAAGGGATCGCGTGCTGCAAACTGCCAAGCTGATAGCAGTCGACCCGGTCATTGTAAAGGCAACGGACGAGCAGGATTCCGACACACTTCAGCAATTTACCAAACAGGCTATGGGGATCACGGATGCAGACTATATCGTGGTGATGAACATGGACAGCATCCGGCTGAGCCACCCCGACCCGGATGAAATCGGCAAACGTTTCGCAGGAGGGGATGAAACGCCTGCGATACAAGGAAAAGAGTTCGTTTCAAAGGCAAAAGGAACGCTTGGATTGAGTTTGCGGGCATTTGCTCCCATTTATGATGAACAAGGTGAGCAGATCGGGGTTGTAGCTGTCGGTATCACGATGAATGAACTGAATGAGATCATTCGCAACAACCGCATTCCATTATACTTGGCCACTGTGCTGAGTCTGCTGATCGGTCTGATCGGTGCGGTCCTGCTTGCAAGGAAGATAAAACAAATCATGCACGGGATGGAGCCTGATGAAATTGCCGCCCTGTTGAGTGAACGGATTGCGATGCTGGAATCAATCAAGGACGGGATGTTAGCTGTGGATACCGCCGGAAAGATCCAGATGGTCAACAAAGAAGGGAAGAGACTGCTGGAAGAGATGGGGATCAAAGGAGAGCTGAAGAACCGGCATGTGGATGATGTGCTCCCGGTTACCAAGCTCCATCAAGTGATTGCCTGGAATAAACCGCTGATCGGGCGCCAAGTGGAGCATAATGGTTTGACGCTGGTCATGAACGAAATCCCAATCCAGATCAAAGGCAAGACAGAAGGAGCGATTGCAACTTTCCTTGACCGGACCGAATACAATCATCTCAACGAGAAGCTTACCGATACGATGCTTTATGCCGATGCTCTCCGGGCGCAGACACATGATTTCATGAACAAACTGCATGTGATCCTTGGTTTGCTGGAATTGGAGGATTATGATCAGCTGGAACGGTATGTGAAAAATGTGGCCGGTAAGGAGAGATCCGCGACCCTGGCCATGATCCATCAAGTGAAAAACCCCATTCTGGCCGGATTCCTGCTCGGCAAGAAGAGCTATATGGCTGAAAATGGTGTCCAGCTTGAGGTCAGCTGCCGGGATACCATACCGAATACATCGGAAAAAACAAATCAAATGCTGATCACCATACTCGGCAATCTCATGAACAATGCTGTGGATGCTGTCGAACAGCAGCCGGAAAAGCGTGTCCAGATTTCCATGAAGTACACGGATGGGCTGCTCTTTCTGGAACTTACTGATACTGGAAAAGGAATCAGCGAAGAACAGCAGGAGAAAATTTTCAAGCAAGGCTATTCCACAAAAGGAAACGACCGCGGTTTCGGCCTATACCAAGTGGAGGACTATGTGCAGAAGCTGGGGGGCTATCTTGTCTTGACAAGTGAGCCAGGTGAAGGGACTACCTTCAGTGTCCAGCTGCCGTATGATACACAGGAGGATGTAACAAATGATTAA
- a CDS encoding 2-hydroxycarboxylate transporter family protein gives MKSHTSDHQSNNQKPSGFDKIMEWKVGVMPLPVYIVLAIIVLIAAYTNQLPTDMIGGFAVIMILGVLLGDIGQRIPYFNSIGGPAILSLFVPSMLVFFDTLSTSAYDAVDQLMTSDHSNFLYFYIACLVVGSILGMNRTVLIQGFIRMFIPLVTGTIAAVTVGTLVGMLFGYSAHHAFFYIVVPIIAGGIGEGILPLSAGYAGVLGGGAGEYVSQLVPAAIIGNVCAIIIAGLMKKLGEKRPDLAGHDKLVRSNKDDKVLAAAKENTNKAIDFSLMGAGLLVAMSLFVLGRVVEHWIHVVAGFTLSGAIIMIIAATIIKSGNLLPEKLQTGAQQLYKFVSTAFTWPLMVGLGVVFIPLEDVASVFTIGFAITCMSVVIAMAATGFFVGKLMKMYPVESCIVTACHSGLGGTGDVAILSASGRMALMPFAQISTRLGGAATVIGATALMHFFA, from the coding sequence ATGAAATCGCATACAAGCGATCATCAATCCAACAATCAAAAGCCATCAGGCTTTGACAAAATCATGGAATGGAAAGTCGGTGTCATGCCGCTTCCGGTGTATATCGTATTAGCAATCATCGTTCTTATTGCTGCATATACCAACCAACTTCCTACCGACATGATCGGCGGCTTTGCTGTCATCATGATCCTGGGTGTGCTGCTAGGGGATATCGGTCAGCGCATTCCTTATTTCAACAGTATCGGAGGACCGGCGATCCTGTCATTATTCGTTCCATCCATGCTGGTTTTCTTTGACACATTAAGTACTTCAGCTTATGATGCTGTCGATCAGCTGATGACTTCCGATCATTCAAACTTCTTATACTTCTACATCGCTTGTCTTGTTGTGGGAAGTATCCTTGGTATGAACCGGACAGTCCTCATCCAGGGCTTCATCCGCATGTTCATCCCTTTGGTGACTGGTACGATTGCTGCAGTCACTGTCGGGACTTTAGTCGGTATGCTATTCGGCTATAGTGCTCATCATGCTTTCTTCTATATTGTTGTTCCGATCATCGCAGGCGGTATCGGAGAAGGAATCCTTCCATTGTCTGCTGGTTATGCAGGTGTCTTGGGCGGGGGAGCCGGGGAGTATGTTTCCCAGCTTGTACCAGCTGCCATCATCGGTAACGTATGTGCCATCATCATTGCAGGCTTGATGAAGAAATTGGGAGAAAAACGCCCGGACCTTGCAGGGCATGATAAGTTGGTTCGCTCGAACAAAGACGACAAAGTATTGGCAGCAGCAAAAGAAAACACAAATAAAGCAATCGACTTCAGCTTGATGGGAGCAGGCCTCCTCGTAGCGATGAGCTTGTTCGTCCTTGGACGAGTTGTCGAGCACTGGATTCATGTGGTTGCTGGCTTCACGTTGTCGGGTGCAATCATCATGATCATTGCTGCAACGATCATCAAATCCGGTAATTTGCTTCCGGAAAAACTGCAAACCGGTGCACAGCAGCTATACAAATTCGTTTCCACTGCTTTCACTTGGCCTTTGATGGTCGGTCTTGGTGTCGTATTCATCCCGCTTGAGGATGTTGCGAGCGTCTTCACGATCGGCTTTGCGATTACTTGCATGTCTGTCGTAATTGCGATGGCGGCAACTGGATTCTTTGTAGGTAAATTGATGAAGATGTATCCTGTTGAATCTTGTATCGTTACAGCATGTCACAGCGGACTTGGCGGTACTGGTGACGTTGCGATCCTATCTGCATCCGGCCGTATGGCGCTGATGCCGTTCGCGCAGATTTCCACTCGTCTTGGCGGTGCTGCCACTGTCATCGGTGCAACAGCATTGATGCACTTCTTTGCTTAA